CGTTGAGGAAGACCTTCGCATTGCCGTTCACGTTGAGGCTCTCGATGTCACCGTCGAAGACGTAGGTATCGGTACCTCCGTAGACGGTGCCCGAGGCGCTCTTGTCGTCGTCGGCGATCGAATCAGCAGGATTGAGCCCAATGCTTTGACTCCTGTCAATTGCCTCGCTAACACTGAAGCTGTAGGCCGAATCGCTTCCCTGACCCTTGATCTCCAACGTGTTCTTGTCGCTGGAATCGTACTGGCTGGGATCGATCTCCTCGCCGTTGAGGAAGACCTTCGCATTACCGTTCACGTTGAGGTTCTCGATGTCACCGTCGAAGACGTAGGTATCGGTACCTCCGTAGACGGTGCCCGAGGCGCTCTTGTCGTCGGCGGCGATCGAATCGGCAGGATTGAGCCCTTTGCTCTGATCCCTATCGATTGCCCCGCTAACACTGAAGCTGTAGGCCGAATCGCTTCCCTGACCCTTGATCTCCAGTGTATTCGCTTCTCCACCACTAGCTTCAGCGACAGAGACGGCCTTGGTCAGGGTGTTGGTCGCGCCCTGGTCGTCGGTGACCGTCAGGGCGACGTCGTAGTCGCCGGCCGACTCGAAGGCGTGGGTGGGGTTCGCGCCCGCCGCGCTCGCCCCGTCACCGAAGTCCCACGCGTAGCTCGCGATCGAGCCGTCGTCGCTCGAACCCGACGCGTCGAAGGACACGTCGTCACCCGCAGCAGGGTCCTGCGGCGTGTACTCGAACGCCGCCGCCGGGTCCTCGTTGGCAGCACCGTCGCCGGTCTTCACGATTTCGATGGCCTTGATGTTGGGATTCTCCGCCACGTGTGCGAAGTCGATATTGAGGGTGCCGTCGCTTGGCGTCACCTCGAAGGACTCCATCGCACCCACGTCGTGACCGAACTGCGCGTACTGATCGTAGTCGTCGAGCTTCGTCTCGCCCTCGATGTTCACGTCGAACTGTCGTGGGCCCTTGTTGTCGTTGCTGTTCGAGCCCGAATCCGTCAGGAAGATCTCTGCGAAGTACAGCCGCACTTCGTAGGTCGATCCCTGCTGGACATCGAATGCCCACTGCATTTCCTCACCCGTATCGGTATCGTACCGTTCCTTCTGGAACAGTGATGCCGGGGTTCCTGATGGCACCGAGCTATCCAATGTAATTGAATCATCCGTACTGTAGGTGCCGTCGCCGCCGGCGCTCAGGTACGGCGATGGGTTGTTTTTCGTGTCGGCGCTCCACGCCGGACCGCCGTCGGAAGCTGCAACCTCCGAGCCGCCGGTGTTCACGCGGTAGACCGCCTCGCCGTCCGAGGGCGTACCGCTGTCGGTGTCCTCGACCGTCACGTCGACCGTGTCGGTGTCGGAGCCGCCGTTGCCGTCGGCGACCTCGACCTGGAACGTGTAGGTCGTATCACCGTCGACGTCGGGTGCGGTGAACGTCACCTGTTCGCCGTCGCTGAAGTCGAGCAGACCGTCGGGCTGGCCGGCGGTCTGGGTCCACGTGTACCCGAGCGTATCGCCGTTGGGGTCGCTCGAGCCCGAGGCGTCGAGGGTGACCTGGTCGCCCTCCTCGACGGTCTGGTCGTCGCCCGCATCAGCCGTCGGTGGCTGCTGGGCGGGCGGGTTCACGTAGTCGATGTTGAAGTCCGTCCAGGTCGCATCGAAGGTCGTACCTGCGTTGTACGACGTCGAGATGATGCCGGCTGCTGGTGCCGTACCATCGGAGCTGTCGAGCCAGCTCGCCGGAACGGCGGTCGGCGTGCCGACCTGGATCTTCTGCCCACCGTTCACCGCGTACTCGGCGGTGACGGCGACCTCGTCCACGCCATTGTTGGGCGAGGGGTCAGTCGTCGGGTCGATGGTCAGGGAGAGTTCCGTGTTACTCGAGGGGCCCGTCACGCTGCTGTCCTGTGCGTGCTTGTCGGGGCCGGCGCTGCCGTCGACCTCCTTGAGGAACTGGAGCCCACCGGAGCCGCCTTCGGCGGAGACGATGAGTTTCAGGTAGTTGTCCTGATCACCGTTGCCGAGGTAGATGCCCATTCCCTGGTAGTTCTGGGGGTCCACAGGGTAGCCGTTGACCGTGGTCGAGATCGTGAACGGCTGATCCGGCGCGTTGAACCCACGTTGGAACGCGTACTCCTGATCGTTGGTGCTCTGGTAGGTGTCGCCCTTGGGGACGTTTTCGACCGTCAGCACCTGGGCGGCCCCGCCGACCGTCATCGAGGCGGGGTCATAGAGGCTCTGGTAGTCGTCCTGTCCGTTGGTCATCAGTCCCGTCCAACCCTGGCCGTTCTCGCCGAACAGTTCCGTTTCGGAGAGATCCATGTTGACCGGGAGGTTCGTCGTGGTGCCGTCGTCCGGGTCGACCGCGAACGGATCGGACGTGTCGGGCGTGCCGTCGTTGTCGTCGTCGGAATCCTGACCGTTCGAGATGCCGTCGTCGTCGAAGTCGGCGGGCGTCGAGGCGGCCGAGCACGGGTCCGTGCCCGCGTCGAGCTCCTCGGCGTTGTTGTAGCCGTCGTTGTCCTCGTCGAGCGAGGCGTCGTCGGCGCCGGTACACTGATCGCCACCGGTGTCGCCGCCGAAGTCGTTCGGTTCGAAGACCGTGACACCGTTCCGAGCAGCGAAGACGGTCCCCGGGAAGGGGCCGTCGTCGCCGACGGCCTCAATGCCGAGGATGCCGCTCTGGCTGAAGAAGTTGCCCTGCTGGCTGGTCACACCGTCGCCGGCGTCGTTGAGCTGCACGCGCTCGACAGAACTGGATCCCTCGACGACGAGCAGGTCGCCCTGCATGGCGCCGCCGAAGTTCGAGGCAGTGTACTCGTCCATGCCACCGGTCCATCCGAAGGTGTTCCCGAGGGAGTTGTCCTCGGAGGGGTTCTGGTAGTCACACTCGACCGGGTTCACTTTCGAGGCGGGCACGGGGCTGTTGGACTCGGTGATGTCGAGAACCATGTTCCCGTCCGGGTCGTAGATGTCCGCGCCGGTCGGATTGGCCCGGATCGGGGCGGGGTGACCGGCGTAGCTGCCCTCGCTCGCGAGATGGAGCTGGTCGCCGGTACCGCTCCCGGGATCGTTGGGTTCGTTGGTGCAGACGCCGTTCGGGCCCTCACCGACTGGCTGGCCGCCCCAGCCGCCGTTCGGGCCGTTGTCGATGGCGTAGAGCTGGTCGTTCTCGGACAGCACGAGGTCGTAGGGGTTCCGGTAGCCGGAGGAGTGAACCTGGACGAGGCCGTTCTCGACCCATTTGGCCTGGTTCACACCGTCGTTGCCACCGAATGGAAGGTCGTCACCGTCAGTGGAGTCGTCGTTCTGAATGGTTGGGATACCATACAGGAAATCGACATCAGGGTAGTTGCTGTCGTAGCTCTGTAAGTTCTTTTCCTGGTGGTTATTGTTGATCTGCGCCAGGTCGACTGAGAGCACCGCACCCGAGAGCGCGTACTCGGACGAGTACCCGAAGTTGTTGCTGGGTGCGCCCTGGTTCGTGTGGCCCCCCTGGGCGACGTACAGCGTGTTGCCGTCGTCGCTCAGGTCCAGTCCGTTGGTGGCGTGATTCTCTTCAGAGCGCGGTAGTCCGAGAACCATAACATCGTGATCGACGTTCGCCAGGCTCCCGTCATCGTTCCAGTCCAACGTCAGCCGGGAGATCGCGCCGGAGTTGGTGTCCGTGTCGTCATCAACTTGCCCGACGTCGATCGTCGGGTCGCTCGATGAGACGTAAACGACCGGCTGTGCGGCGGTCCCACCGACCGTCAGGCCCGTTACCTGGCGGGTCGATTCACCGGAATCGATGTTCCCGTTATCGTCGTGGTTCGGGATGTCTTGAATGGCGCTGATCGCTTCCTGTGAGTCGACGCTATAGGAGTTCTGGCCGTCCCGGGAGACCTCTAGTGCGTAGACGACTCCGTTCTGTTTCGAGACGTAGAGCCGGCCGTCGGGCCCGAACTCGAGTGCCGTGAGCGAGCCTTGGCCGAAGCCTTGGAGATCACTCTTGCCGAACCCGACATCGGTCTGTGCGGAGGCTGTACCGGTCAACGCGACCGTCCCGGCGAACACTGATGTTACCATCAGTATCGAAAACACGACCGCTAACGTCGGTTTGATCACCGCTCTGTGCTGCACCGCTGGGTCTCGTCTGAGACTCATACTCTTTTCATGAGCGAGAATTTGTATATAGTCATTTACTAATTATCGCTCACAGGATGGGCAAGTACTACGAGATGGGCGGATTTTCACGGGGTGGGAACGGTTTCACGAACTGGGCGACACCGAAGCGATCAAAATAAGGAGCCGACATTATGGCAGCTCGCGGGCGGGCATGTCTAGACAAACTGGAGTAGTCGATGAATCGACTGTGACACCGGAGAAGAAACCGATCGAGAGAGCCAGCGGTTGCGAGGAAGGTCCGTTTGGATCGGAGAGGATTTCTCCCTACTCTCGTTCGCAAACGATCACGCTCCACGGCGTACCGGTAGCGCCGGGGTCGTTCTGGACAGCAATCAGGAAGTTCGCCTGCTGGTTTCTGCACCCACGAATCGTCCCGTCCACGGTAGCGGTGCCGGCCTCACCGAGGGCTATCAACGAGCGGATCGGGTTCGAGAGGATCGGACTGATCGCGGTAGGAGGTGTAGGTCGATTCGGCCCACTCACGCACGTCCTCGTTGCTCGTCTCGACCATCGCACGCGGCATCTGTTCTGCGTCGGTGACCATGATGAGGATCCTGTCGTCCAGAATTGCCATGTTACACGGGAAGTCACCGTCGTACTGATAGATCTCCGTTCGATCCGCCTCGAAGACCTCCCGGGAGTGTCCCCCGAGTGTGGTGTCAGTGCCGAGGGCGTCGAGCAAGCCCGGCGTGACGATCCCCTCGAACGTCTGTGCCCCTTCGATTACGCTGTCGCGGATAGCAGCGAGCGTCTGCGGGACGGCCACGGAAGCGAGCATCCGAACGTGTTCCGCCCCCCGAAGTCGTCCCGCCATCGCGAGAATCGGCATGAACGGGTTTCCGGTAGTGGCTGTGGTGACAGAGGTGTTCTGCAGCCAGCTGAGATCGAGGTCCATTTCCTCGGTCGGCAGCCAGGTGATCGCCTCGTGGAGCTGTTCGACCGCCTCCATCGAATCGAGCAGTCGGGTAAATTCCCGCCCGACGAGCTCACCCATCGGCGTTGCTTCGTACGCGTGTCCCTTGCGGACGATCCAGTCCCGGTCGGTGAAATCCCCGAGAATACGCCCGAGCGTCGAGGACGAAGCCCCGGTCTCCTCCCGGAGTTCGGCGCGGTCGTGAGGTCGGTCAAGGAGAGAGCGCAGTACCGCCACGCGATGGGCCGACCGAGAGAGGAACTCGATGTGGCTGAGAGCCGGATTCATAGAGGCGCTACGTCATCATCCCGCATAAGCCTAGAATCTAGGCATATAGAGTGTCATTGAAATTTAATTTCTCGTCGTTAGGACAGATCATCGACTCCGGGATACATCGGAAGAATTTACAGCAACGTGAAACGAACGCAGCCGATCCCTCTACACGGCCGGTTTCGTCCCCACAGGGGAGATGTTCTCACATCGTCCTGGCGTGCCAAATCGGAACACGACTACCGTGAGCACGAATGTGGCACGTAAGATGTAGAGGCAGGATGAAAACTTGTTAAACATCACCGTCACAACTAACCCTATACGGTGTTGAATGAACTCCGACAAACAGATGGGTGATTTCGTCGGTCTTTCATCCGAGATCGAGGACGTGGCAAGGGGTTTCGACCGGCCGGGCCAGTACAGCTACGAGATCGCC
This portion of the Halococcus agarilyticus genome encodes:
- a CDS encoding PKD domain-containing protein, which encodes MVTSVFAGTVALTGTASAQTDVGFGKSDLQGFGQGSLTALEFGPDGRLYVSKQNGVVYALEVSRDGQNSYSVDSQEAISAIQDIPNHDDNGNIDSGESTRQVTGLTVGGTAAQPVVYVSSSDPTIDVGQVDDDTDTNSGAISRLTLDWNDDGSLANVDHDVMVLGLPRSEENHATNGLDLSDDGNTLYVAQGGHTNQGAPSNNFGYSSEYALSGAVLSVDLAQINNNHQEKNLQSYDSNYPDVDFLYGIPTIQNDDSTDGDDLPFGGNDGVNQAKWVENGLVQVHSSGYRNPYDLVLSENDQLYAIDNGPNGGWGGQPVGEGPNGVCTNEPNDPGSGTGDQLHLASEGSYAGHPAPIRANPTGADIYDPDGNMVLDITESNSPVPASKVNPVECDYQNPSEDNSLGNTFGWTGGMDEYTASNFGGAMQGDLLVVEGSSSVERVQLNDAGDGVTSQQGNFFSQSGILGIEAVGDDGPFPGTVFAARNGVTVFEPNDFGGDTGGDQCTGADDASLDEDNDGYNNAEELDAGTDPCSAASTPADFDDDGISNGQDSDDDNDGTPDTSDPFAVDPDDGTTTNLPVNMDLSETELFGENGQGWTGLMTNGQDDYQSLYDPASMTVGGAAQVLTVENVPKGDTYQSTNDQEYAFQRGFNAPDQPFTISTTVNGYPVDPQNYQGMGIYLGNGDQDNYLKLIVSAEGGSGGLQFLKEVDGSAGPDKHAQDSSVTGPSSNTELSLTIDPTTDPSPNNGVDEVAVTAEYAVNGGQKIQVGTPTAVPASWLDSSDGTAPAAGIISTSYNAGTTFDATWTDFNIDYVNPPAQQPPTADAGDDQTVEEGDQVTLDASGSSDPNGDTLGYTWTQTAGQPDGLLDFSDGEQVTFTAPDVDGDTTYTFQVEVADGNGGSDTDTVDVTVEDTDSGTPSDGEAVYRVNTGGSEVAASDGGPAWSADTKNNPSPYLSAGGDGTYSTDDSITLDSSVPSGTPASLFQKERYDTDTGEEMQWAFDVQQGSTYEVRLYFAEIFLTDSGSNSNDNKGPRQFDVNIEGETKLDDYDQYAQFGHDVGAMESFEVTPSDGTLNIDFAHVAENPNIKAIEIVKTGDGAANEDPAAAFEYTPQDPAAGDDVSFDASGSSDDGSIASYAWDFGDGASAAGANPTHAFESAGDYDVALTVTDDQGATNTLTKAVSVAEASGGEANTLEIKGQGSDSAYSFSVSGAIDRDQSKGLNPADSIAADDKSASGTVYGGTDTYVFDGDIENLNVNGNAKVFLNGEEIDPSQYDSSDKNTLEIKGQGSDSAYSFSVSEAIDRSQSIGLNPADSIADDDKSASGTVYGGTDTYVFDGDIESLNVNGNAKVFLN
- a CDS encoding helix-turn-helix transcriptional regulator: MNPALSHIEFLSRSAHRVAVLRSLLDRPHDRAELREETGASSSTLGRILGDFTDRDWIVRKGHAYEATPMGELVGREFTRLLDSMEAVEQLHEAITWLPTEEMDLDLSWLQNTSVTTATTGNPFMPILAMAGRLRGAEHVRMLASVAVPQTLAAIRDSVIEGAQTFEGIVTPGLLDALGTDTTLGGHSREVFEADRTEIYQYDGDFPCNMAILDDRILIMVTDAEQMPRAMVETSNEDVREWAESTYTSYRDQSDPLEPDPLVDSPR